A stretch of Geotrypetes seraphini chromosome 2, aGeoSer1.1, whole genome shotgun sequence DNA encodes these proteins:
- the CEBPD gene encoding CCAAT/enhancer-binding protein delta, whose translation MSTLYSPESPLCYRSWAVEPTNFYESAKASGGLGSCKRAPGCEETSLTELSTAVPPAMYEDESAIDFSSYIDSMASVPNLELCNDELFADLFNSSQRPDKAESGGDYLSQAGGLSGLLAGTLKQEPEWSDSDVSCSLLPSQIAACAQTTVNLAAGQPTPPTSPEPSVPREQPQPRGAKKCVDRCSPEYRQRRERNNIAVRKSRDKAKKRNIDMQQKLLELSTENEKLHKRIEVLSRDLSSLRHFFKQLPAASFLGGECR comes from the coding sequence ATGAGCACCCTGTACAGCCCGGAGTCTCCGCTCTGCTACCGGAGCTGGGCCGTGGAGCCGACCAACTTCTACGAGAGCGCGAAGGCGAGCGGCGGGCTGGGCTCGTGCAAGCGCGCGCCGGGCTGCGAGGAGACGTCCCTGACGGAGCTCAGCACAGCCGTGCCGCCCGCCATGTACGAGGACGAGAGCGCCATCGACTTCAGCTCCTACATCGACTCCATGGCCTCGGTGCCGAACCTGGAGTTGTGCAACGACGAGCTCTTCGCCGACCTGTTCAACAGCAGCCAGCGGCCCGACAAGGCGGAGAGCGGCGGCGACTACCTGAGCCAGGCGGGCGGCCTGTCGGGGCTCCTGGCCGGGACGCTGAAGCAGGAGCCCGAGTGGAGCGACAGCGACGTCTCGTGCTCGCTGCTGCCCTCGCAGATCGCCGCCTGCGCGCAGACCACGGTGAACCTGGCCGCGGGGCAGCCCACGCCGCCCACCTCGCCCGAGCCCTCGGTGCCCAGAGAGCAGCCGCAGCCGCGGGGCGCCAAGAAGTGCGTCGACCGCTGCAGCCCCGAGTACCGGCAGCGGCGGGAGCGCAACAACATCGCGGTGCGCAAGAGCCGCGACAAGGCGAAGAAGCGCAACATCGACATGCAGCAGAAGCTGCTCGAACTGTCCACCGAGAACGAGAAGCTGCATAAGAGGATCGAGGTGCTGAGCCGGGACCTGAGCAGCCTGCGGCACTTCTTCAAGCAGCTGCCCGCCGCCTCTTTCCTGGGGGGCGAGTGCCGATGA